A stretch of DNA from Oryza brachyantha chromosome 4, ObraRS2, whole genome shotgun sequence:
TCTACGGGCCTGGTTGTTCGTGAGGAACGCACTGAATGTGCCAGGGTAAGTCTCGTACGTAACGCTCCGAGCTGCCTCGACGCTTCAtgcagaaaaaggaaaaaaaaacggagaTCACCAGAAGCGTCAGAAAAGAAGCAAAACGATGTGAGCAACGGAGTGGTGTATCTCCAAGGATCAGTGAAAGCTGAAGCAGGCAGGCCCACCTgccgagcacggcggcgagcagccgGTAGTTGTACTCGTCGGGGTCCTCCACAccgtcgtcggcgacgcgcACCGTGGCCTCGAACAGGTGGACCTGCTGTCCTCTCGGCgtcggtggcgcggcggcggcgacgagggagaTAAACAGGATGGCAATGGCTGGCACCATTTGGCGTGTGGGCTTCTCCATGGTTGCAGGAGCTTGCCGCGGCTGGATATGTGGCGTGGATTTTTGGCCATTTTTATAGGGTGCTAATGGTGTAACATACACATTCTCCTCCAAGAGTTTCAGTTCTTACACGACCCTTATTAAGATCATTCATGGAATAAAGGCAACTGGCGTTTCAGCCTTCAGGAGCGGTACAGTCCCAGATTTTAAGGAGAGCCTGCAAAGTAGCATAGCTGTAGCTGTGTGTATTGCCCCTAGCAGTAGAAACTCAAAAATCATACATAAATTGCAAAAGAGATGTTTGATCTGCTGGTGCTTTTGTTGCACTTGCCAATGAGAAAAGCCAGCAAAATATATgagccatgcatgaagaaaGGTTTTAGTTGTCACATACTCACATATGAATGAATCTGCAAGATAAGTCATGCATTTCCAATGTACCCCAACTCTTTGTTACAGCGTATGGTCTCGTTAATCGATTAGATTCAATGTCAGATTGAACATTTGATATGACGGCTGACATCCTAAGCTGTAAAAATGTGATGATGGGAGTAGAGATCCGTTGCTAGAAATCTTCAAGCCCCACGCATTCTGGTGACCCAAAGTGCCCCCTCTTGTCCTGGACTTCACGTCTGCACAATGTGCAGTAGTTGGCCCGGCATGCCCAGCAGAAAATGTATTTCTCATCATCCTGGATGCATATCGTCACTGGTTAGACGTATGCACAGCGAAATTTACCAAATGCTGCACCATTTCATGACATATGAATAGATGGAGAAGATAGGTTTCGTTACCTTGAAATTTCTTTCACGGCA
This window harbors:
- the LOC107304114 gene encoding uncharacterized protein LOC107304114 gives rise to the protein MEKPTRQMVPAIAILFISLVAAAAPPTPRGQQVHLFEATVRVADDGVEDPDEYNYRLLAAVLGSVEAARSVTYETYPGTFSAFLTNNQARRLSKIPGVLSVRRRDDPVPTDGQ